A segment of the Collimonas fungivorans genome:
GCTTTTACGGTTCGGATACGCTGCTGATACTGGTGCTGTTCAACCTGCTGAAAAATGCGCTGTACGCCATCAAGGCAGCCGGCAAGGGAGAAATCCGCATATCGACGGCGCGCGGTCCGACTGTCAACCGCATGTATTTCAGCGATACCGGAACCGGCATAACCGGCGAAGCGCTGCCGAATATTTTCGACGGATTCTTTACCACCAAACAAAGCGGCGGCACTGGCGTCGGCCTGACTTTCTGCCACCGGGTGATGGCCTCTTTCGGCGGCCGCATCCTGTGCGATTCGGTGGCCGGTCAATATACGACATTTACCCTGGAATTTCCGATGGTTGAGGACAACACATCGGGCGATTTGTTTGCGGCGCCGGGGCTGCTCCAGGCGGAGAAAGAGGCAGTTGCCTCTCCTCCGTATGGGCCTTAGATCAAGGACAGGCTAATACAGCCCGTTACGCCGTTACTCTCCTTTCTCGATTTCATATTGCCGGATCTTTTCAAGGATGTGCTCCGGCAGCCGCGCGATTTTTTTCTCCTTGTTGGCGAAGACTATCTGCTGCTGGCCGGTCGCCACAAGCTTGCCATCCACCAGGAAGCGGAACGCCAGGGAAAACGAACATTGCTTGATTGCGAAAGTATTTACCTCGCACGCAATCTTCTGGAATGCAAATGTCTCGCACACATACTGCTGCTGCGCCTCTTTGGTGATGAAGACGCCGAGCGACTGCAGCATGTCGGCGGAAATGCATTCGAAAAACCAGCGCTCGCGGCAAATCCCCTGCCACTCGAAATGCCGGGCGAAATAAATGTTGCCGGTGGCGTTCGAGTCTTTCAGGTACACGTCGATCGAGTGGTGGAAGGTTTTGGGCTGTGGCGCCCGCAAATAGCTGATCGGGAAAGGAATGGTTTCTATTACGGTTTCTTGGACGACAGGACGCTGAGTCAAGATTGCAGACATGATGGTAACTCCCATAAGCAAATGGAAAATGGCTGTTTTCAACAGCCGCTATTGCCTCCCTGCCCGGTCCAGGCGCGAGGAAGCAGCTTATAGTGTTAATCATGTGACGCCACTTACAAGTAAGGGCGCGACAAACGGCCGCCAGGCGGCAAACGGCAATATGTGGTAGTCGCCGCAGCTTGTTTGCAATGGTTATTTGCGATGGTTATTTGATACGCTGTTTTTCCAGCTTGCGCGCCAGCGTGCGCCGGTGCATTCCCAGGCGCCGCGCCGTTTCGGAAATGTTGAAACCGGTTTCCACCAGCACTTCGTGGATGCGCTCCCACTCCAGCGTCTTGATCGAGGTCGAGCGGTTGCTGAGTTCAATCTCGGCAGCGCCGGCGACATGGCCGAAAGCCGCCTCGATATCGTCGGTATTGGAAGGCTTGGCCAGATACTGGCAGGCGCCAAGCTTGATCGCTTCCACCGCCGTGTTGATGCTGGCGAAACCGGTCAGCACCACGATCAGCATGGCCGGATCGTGCTTGTGCAGCATCTGTACGCAAGCCAGCCCGGAGGTGCTGTCGTTGAGCTTGAGGTCGACCACTGCATATCCCGGCGAATGCTGGCGCAGCAGCGCAGCGGCCTCGCCCAGATTCGAGGCCAGCAGGACAGCGTAATCGCGGCGCTCGAACGAGCGGCCCAGCGTGCGCGCGAAAGTGGCGTCGTCCTCGATGATCAGCAGCAGGCGGTCAGTCGCCATGTCCGGCACCCTCCTCAAGGCTGATCGACGCCAGCGGCAGCGCAAGCTGGACCAGCGCTCCGCCCTGCTCCCGGTTGCGCGCGGTTACCGTGCCGCCCAGCTTGCGGGCGACGTTGACCACAAAAAACAGCCCAAGGCCACTGCCTGGCCGTCCCTTGCTCGACTGGTAAGGCTTGCCCAGGTGCGCCAGCATGGCAGGCGCAAAACCGGGACCGCTGTCGCTCACCACCAGGGTCAGCGCATCGGCTTCCCGCGTTGCTTCCAGGCTGACCCACTGCGGCGAGGCTTCGAGCGCGTTGTCGAGCACGTTGCAGATCATCTGCTTGAGGGCGGAATCGAAAGCCACCGGCATATCCTGCTCGATCCGGTTTTCATAGGCAAACGAAACGATCGGCCGGGTCGCACACCATTCCTTGGCCAGGTCGTTGAGGAAAGTGCTGATGGTGGTCTTCACCGACGATTCGCCGCGCGCCTCGCCGGCCGACAGCAGGATGCCGCTGACGATGCTCTTGCAGCGCTGCAGCTGGGCTTGCATCTCGCCGATTTCTTCCAGCAGTTCGCTGTTCTTGCTGAACTCCGGCATGCGCCGCCAGTCGCCCAGGATCACCGACAAGGTGGCCAGCGGCGTACCGAGTTCGTGCGCGGCGCCGGAAGCCAGCAGGCCCATGCGCACGATGTGGTCCTCCTCCGCCGCACGCTGGCGCAAATCGGCCAGCTGGGCGTCGCCGGCGCGCAGGTTGCGGCCGATGCGGGTGATGAAAAACACCAGCAAGGCGGCATTCAGCACAAAACAGATCAGCAGACCTTCGACATACAGGCTGGACAAGCCGTTGCCATGGTCGGGCGGCAGCGCCAGCGGTTCGGAAAACAGCGAGAGGCCGGCCAGGCAGGCGCTGGTGACGGCGACAATGGTCCAGGTCGACCAGGTTTCCAGCAGCACGGCGCTGAGGATCACCTGCAACAGGAACAGAAAGGCGAACGGATTGGTGATGCCGCCGCTGAAATACAGCTGGGCGGTGAGGATGCCGACGTCCACCAGCAGCGCCAGGAACAGCTCGCCGTTGCTGGCCACGCGCCGTTCATGCCAGCGCAGGTGGCTGGCGATGTTGAACGCCACCAGGCACGCCAGCACCTTCAGCATGTGCGGCAGCGGCAGGTGGATGCCGAAACCGGCGATCACGATAGCGATGGTGGTGATCTGCCCGACCACGGCGATCCAGCGCAGCTGGATCAATTGCAGCATGTTCTTGTGGCCGGCGGCGTTTTCAACGCCTGCCGCCAGCGTCCAGCGCCGCTTCAAATCTTCTGTATTTGCAAGAATATCAATTTTACTTGCCATCGTCACTTTCACGGTCGATACCATCGGCATGGGCGCCTGGCGGATGCCGCCGGCGCAGATTCCGCTCTTCCCGTCCTACCCAGAAACAGGCGCCTGCCACCATCAAGGCAAGAGCATACCAAGTGAGAGCATAAACCAGATGGTTATTGTGAAAGGCGATCACCGTCAGGCCGCCGACCGGGTGGTTGCCGCCGGTATCCTTGCTGGCCGTCGCTGCGTCTGCATCGATGAAATAAGGCGCCGCCGGCAACAGGTTGCGCGCCGCCGCTATCGCTTGCACGTCGCGCGAAAACCAGCGGTCGCCGGCCGGATCGTTGTGGCGCAGGAAGCCGCCGCCCGGCTCACTCATGCGCAGCAGTCCGCTTACCTCGGCCGGACCGACCTCCGGACCATCCTGTTCGGCGCCGGCCTTGGCCGGTACAAAACCGCGGTTGACCAGCACCACGCTGCCGTCCGCGCAGCGCAACGGCGTCAGCAGCCAGAATCCGCCGCCGAGTTCGGTCGAAGCCTGGACCCGGGCTGTCAGTGCATAGAGGAAGGTGCCGCTGAGGCGCACGCGCCGGTATTCGTCGGCGTCGGCATTGACCTGCGGCCAGCGTTCAGGACCGGGAGCAGCCACGGCTGGCGCATGCACCCTTTGCTCAACCCGTTCGATCAGGTCAAGCTTCCATTGCAGGCGCTTGAGCTGCCAGGTCCCCAATGCGAAGAAACCGGCGAACACCAGCCCGGCGCAGATGGCCAGCGCCAGCAGCACAGCTTTGGAGCGAGCCCTTGGCGCAACCGGCGCCGTGCCCTGACCGTCCGTCACCATGCCGCGCGGCGCCTGTTTCATTGCATGTTTTGCATATGCTGCATGTCTTGCATATTGTGCATTTTCGGCATGTCAGGCATTTTCTGCATCGATTCCGGCACCACTTCCGTGGTGTCGGGCATCATGCCCGGCATCATGTTGTGGTTCAGGTGGTACATCACCCACAGCGAACCGCTCAGCATGATGAACACCAGCATGATCGTGAAGATCAGCGCCAGCATCGACCAGCCACCTTCGGATTTGGTGTTCATGTGCAGGAAATACACCATGTGCACCACGATCTGCACGGCGGCGAAACCGAGCAGCACCAGCCCGGTGGTGCTGGATTTGTCGAACACCTTGGCCATCACCAGCCAGAACGGAATCGCCGTCAGGATCACCGCCAGCACGAAGCCGGTGGTGTAGCTCTTCAGGCTGCCGTGGTCGGCATGGGTGTGGCCGTGATGACCATCGTGATCACTGTGGCCGTGGCCGACGACGCGCGCCGGGTGCTGTTGATGTCCGCCGCTCATGGCAAAACTCCCATCAGATAGACAAAGGTGAAGACGCCGATCCAGACCACGTCCAGGAAATGCCAGAACATCGACAGGCACATCAGGCGCCGGCCGTTTTCAGCGGTAAGGCCGTGGCGCTTGACCTGGAACATCAGCGTGACCAGCCAGACGATGCCGAAGCTGACGTGCAGGCCGTGGGTCGCCACCAGTGCGAAGAACGAGGTCAGGAAGCCGCTGCGCTGCGGGCCTGCGCCTTCGTGGATCAGGTGCACGAATTCGTACAGTTCGAAGCCGATAAAGCAGGCACCGAGAATGCCGGTGACAGCCAGCCAGGCCAGCGTTGCGCCCTGGCGCTTGCGCTGCATTTCCAGCATGGCGAAACCGTAGGTGATCGACGACAGCAGCAGCAGCGACGTATTGACTGCCACCAGCGGCAGGTCGAACAGTTCGGCGCCGGTCGGGCCGCCTGCATAGTTGCGGCCCAATACGGCGTAAGTCGCGAACAGGCAGGCGAAGATCAGGCAATCGCTCATCAGGTACAGCCAGAAACCCAGCAAGGTGCCGTTTTCCGGATGGTGTTCGCGGGTGTAGAAGCGCGCGCTCGGATCAGCCGCGCCGGTAGTGTTCATGGTGGTATCAGACATGGCTAGCCAGCAATCGTGTGCGTTCGCCCTCGGTGCGGACGACTTCGTCCGCCGAGATGTGGTAATCGCGGTTGTAGTTGAAGGTGTGGATGATGATGGCAGCCATCATCGCTGCAAAGCCGAGGCCGGCCACCAGCCACATGTGCCAGATCAGGGCAAAGCCGATGGCTGCGCTGAGCGCGGCGATGATGAAACCGGCCGCCGTGTTCTTCGGCATGTGGATGGCGACGAAGTCTTTCAGCGGACGCGCGTAGCCGTTGGCCTTCATGTCGGTCCAGGCGTCGTTGTCATGCACCACCGGCGTGAAGGCGAAATTGTAGTCCGGCGGCGGCGACGAGGTCGACCATTCCAGGGTGCGCGCGCCCCATGGATCGCCGGTGGTGTCGCGCAGCGATTCGCGGCGGCGGAAACTGACCACCAGCTGCACGATGAAGGACGCGATGCCGAGTGCGATCAGGACAGCGCCGAAAGCGGCGATCTGGAACCAGATCTGCAGCGACGGATCCTCGAAGTGGCCGAGGCGGCGGGTCACGCCCATCAGGCCCAGCACGTACAGTGGCATGAAGGCAAAGTAGAAACCGATGGTCCAGAACCAGAAGCAGCACTTGCCCCAGAAGTCGTCCAGCTTGTAGCCGAAGGCTTTCGGGAACCAGTAATTGATGCCGGCAAACATGCCGAACAGCACGCCGCCGATGATAACGTTATGGAAGTGGGCGATCAGGAACAGGCTGTTATGCAGCACGAAGTCGGCCGGCGGCACTGCCAGCAGCACGCCGGTCATGCCGCCGATGGTGAAGGTGACCATGAAGCCGATGGTCCACAGCATGGGCAGCTCGAAGCGGATACGGCCGCGGTACATGGTGAACAGCCAGTTGAAGATCTTGGCGCCGGTCGGGATCGAGATGATCATCGTCGTGATGCCGAAGAACGAGTTGACGCTGGCGCCGGAACCCATGGTGAAAAAGTGATGCAGCCACACCAGGTAGGACAGGATGGTGATCACCACGGTGGCATAGACCATCGAGGTGTAACCGAACAGGCGCTTGCTGCTGAAGGTCGAGACGACTTCGGAGAAGATGCCGAAGGCTGGCAGAATCAGGATGTAAACCTCAGGGTGGCCCCAGATCCAGATCAGGTTGACATACATCATGGCGTTGCCGCCCATGTCATTGGTGAAGAAATTGGTGCCGACGATGCGGTCCAGCGACAACATGCCCAGCACGGCGGTCAGCACCGGGAAGGCGGCGACGATCAGGACGTTGGTGCACAAGGCGGTCCAGGTGAATACCGGCATCTTCATCATGTTCATGCCGGGCGCGCGCATCTTGACGATGGTCGCTATCAGGTTGATCCCCGATAGCAGCGTCCCTACCCCGGCAATCTGCAAGGCCCATATGTAGTAGTCGACTCCGACGTCCGGGCTGGCAAGGATGCCTGACAGCGGCGGATAAGCCAGCCAGCCGGTGCGGGCGAATTCGCCGACGAACAGCGAAGCCATCACCAGCATGCCGCCGAAGGTGGTCATCCAGAAGCTGAAATTGTTCAGGAAAGGAAAAGCCACGTCGCGTGCGCCGATCTGCAGCGGCACCACATAGTTCATCAGGCCGGTCACCAGCGGCATGGCGACGAAGAAGATCATGATGACGCCGTGCGCCGTGAAGATCTGGTCGTAATGGTGCGGCGGCAGGAAGCCGGCCGAATCGCCGAAGGCAAACGCCTGCTGGGCGCGCATCATCAAGGCGTCGGCGAAGCCGCGCAGCAGCATCACCAGGCCCAGCACCACATACATGATGCCGATCTTCTTGTGGTCGATGCTGGTGAACCAGTCGCGCCACAAGGTGCCCCAGACTTTGTAGTAGGTCAGCGCGCCAAGCACTGCTGCGCCGCCGATGGCGACCATGAGGAAGGTCGCGATAAGAATCGGTTCGTGGTAGGGAATCGCTTCCCAGGTGAGACGGCCGAAGATCAGCTTGGTCAGATCAATATGGTCTAGCATCGTTACTTTCCGGTGAAAAAGGGAAACGCGGCGGCTGTCATATGCACTGCGGCGACAGCGCCGTTGCTGGCAGAACGGAGCACTGCCGGCTCTTGTTGCAAACGGTTATTCATGGTGTTTGGCCGGGTCCTCGGCCTGGTGTTCTGCCATGTTGTGGCCGCTATCGGCCGCCATCATCTGGTCCATGCACATCTGGCCCGGCTCGATGCAGCGGTTGAGGATGGCGTGGTACAGGCTCGGATCGACAGCACCGTAGTAGCGCACCGGTTCCTTCTCGCTCGGCTTTTCGAGCTGCAGGTAATCGGCGCGGTCCAGCTTGCCGCTGGCTGCCTTGGTGGTCTTGACCCAGTTCTCGAAATTCTCCGTGGTCATGCCATGGAACTTGAATTTCATGTCGGAAAAACCGGCGCCGCTGTAGTTGGCGGAGAAGCCGTCGTACTCGCCCGGCCGGTTGATCACCGCGTTCAGGGAGGTCTGCATGCCCGGCATGGCGTAGATCTGGCCAGCCAGCGCAGGAATGAAGAAGGAATTCATGATGGCCGACGAGGTGATCTTGAAGCGGATCGGCATGTCGACCGGCGCCGCCAGCTCATTGACGGTGGCGATGCCTTGCTCGGGATAGATGAACAGCCATTTCCAGTCCAGCGCCACCACTTCTACCGTCAGCGTCTTGGCATCGGCGGGAATCGGGCGGTTCGCATCCAGGCGCGACAGCGGCCGGTACGGGTCCAGGGTATGGGTGCTGATCCAGGTCAGCAGGCCGAGGGCGATGATGATGAGCAGCGGCGCGCCCCAGATCACCAGCTCCAGCTGGGTCGAGTGGTCCCAGTCGGGTTCGTAGCGTGCAGCGGTATTGTTTTTACGGTAGCGCCAGGCAAACCAGATGGTCAGCGCAATCACCGGAACGATGATCAGCAGCATCAGAATCGTGGAAATCACGATCAGGCGGCCCTGCTGGGAGGCGATATCGCCAGACGGATTCATCACCACCGTGTTGCAACCAGCCAACAAAATGAGGGGAAGGAGGAGCAATCCACGCCGAGATAAGAGGGAAACCATAGAGTAAAAGTACCGTCGAAGCTATCAGATTGTGATAATGTACACTGACTGGTATGCGTTGGCGATTGGACGTTTTGTCCTACCCTACACTCATAACATCGGGAAGGGTTCGACACGGCTGGTTGGCATGGCCAGTATTAACAGAAACCCACTAGAGACAATATTATGATGACGAGCACCCATAGCCACAATGGCGAAGTTTCCGCTGATTTCTCGTCGCATTCGACCGTCAATGATGCGAGAAACACCAAACCAGACTCCATCGCCCCGGCGAGATAGCAATCGGCGTAGTTATAGGCCGTGCGTCTGAATATTTCGACTTTTTCGTGTACGCCATGGCCTCGGTGCTGGTGTTTCCCTCGGTGTTCTTCCCGTTCGAGCAGCAGCTGGAAGGCACGCTTTACGCATTCGTGATTTTCTCCTTTGCCTTTTTGGCAAGACCTTTCGGCACCGTGTTGTTCATGGCGATCCAGCGCCGCCTCGGACGCGAGGTCAAATTGACGGCTGCGCTCTTCATTTTAGGCATCTCTACGGCCGGGATTGCGTTCCTGCCAACATACCAGCACTTGGGATTTTACGCCATCGTCTTGCTGGCGCTGCTGCGCATCGGCCAAGGCATTGCGCTGGGCGGCTCCTGGGACGGCCTGCCCTCGCTGCTGGCGCTGAATGCGCCGCAGAACCGGCGCGGCTGGTACGCCATGCTGGGCCAATTGGGCGCGCCGGTCGGCTTCATGATCGCCGGCGGCCTGTTTGCCTACCTGCTGTCGAACCTGACCACCGAAGACTTCCTCGACTGGGGCTGGCGCTACCCGTTCTACGTGGCGTTCGCCATCAACGTCGTCGCCCTGTTCGCCCGCCTGCGCCTGGTATCGACCCCGGAATATGCCCGCTTGCTTGACGAACGGGAGCTGGAGCCGGTCAACGCCCTGGAAATGACCCGTTCGCAAGGACGCAACGTCATCATCGGCGCCCTGGCGGCCTTGGCCAGCTACGCCCTGTTCCACCTGGTGACTGTGTTCCCGCTGTCCTGGATCACTTTGTATTCGATGCGCTCCGTCAGCGACTTCCTGATCATCCAGGTCATCGGCGCCGCGCTCATGGCGCTGGGCGTGGTCGCCTCCGGCCTGATCGCCGACCGTCTCGGCCGCCGTACCACGCTAGGCGCCTGCGCCGTGCTGATCGCGGTGCTGAGCGCGTTTGTGCCGACCTTGATGAACGGCGGCGAGTTTGGCCAGAATACCTTCATCCTGCTGGGCTTCATCCTGCTCGGCTTGTCGTACGGCCAGGCCGCCGGCGCCGTCACCGCCAATTTCCCGGCGAAATACCGCTATACCGGCGCTGCCCTCACTTCCGACCTGTCATGGCTGGTCGGGCCGGTTTCGCACCGCTGGTGGCGCTTGGCCTGTCGGCGCATTTTGGCCTGGCTTATGTCAGCTTCTACCTGCTGTCGGGCGCCGCCTGCTCGCTGGCGGCGTTAAGCCTTAACCGCGCCCTGGAAATCCGCGACTGATTATGAAAAAAGCCTGTTTTCATGTGAAAACAGGCTTTTTCGATTATCCGGCCTTACAATTTCCCGCTATCGCTCACCAGGCTTAACCAATGCAAATTGGCGTCGCCCGCTCTTGAGAGCGAATTCCCCTCATTTCCGGCCTGCCATGCACGCTGGTTAAAATTTTCCCGCCGGTTTTTCTGCGCAGCTCTCAGCAATGTCCGCTTGATGCGTTGATCGCCGTAATTGGCGATCTTCTCGATGACGGCCCGCAACTCCGGATCTCCGCGCAACTTCTCAAGCAGCTGATGCCAGAAACCGCATACATACCAGCGCCCGAAACGCTTGTATGCTGCGTTCCAATTGCCAAGATAAGACGGCAGGTCGCTCCACCTGCGCTGATTGCGGGCTTGCCACAGCACCGCCTCTACAAACAGGCGGTTGTTATGGCCGTGCAGCCCGGGATCGCCTTTCTTTCCGAGTAACAGCGGCTCCAGCCGGCGCCATTGATCCTCTTGCAGATACAAGTGTGGTTCAGACATTGTTAGACTTTTCAGAGAATATCGGTTTCGGGCGGCACTTCTTTAGCCTGTATCGCCGGCCCCTGCCCGCGCCATCGGCATCGAGCAAAGAACGGCAACCTCGATTACCAGGAGTAACCGATCCCGGCATTGATCAAGGTACGGCTGCCTGAAGTGGTGCTGACTCCGAACTTGACGACGGTGTCGCGACTCACATGGGCGCTTGCCCCAATTGCCAGCGCGGTATAACCGGCGTAACTGCCGATGCCCGCGCCCAAGGCAAAGGTCTTGCCTGCTTCGACCTGCGGCAAGCCTGCAAGCGCGCCAGCCATCGCCACCCCGCTATAAGCCATGCGCTGGACATCGCCGACCTGCGAAGCGACCTGGTTCAGCTGTGAAACATTGACGGCGTCGGTAGGATTGACACCGGCGGCAACATTGGTAATGCGGCGTTCGCTGCCGGGAGCGCCGACCGATACCGTACTGGCCTGGTCCGCAACCGAATTGGCGCCCAGCGCCACCGAATTGTTGGCGGTTGCTTGCGCACCGGCACCCATCGCTACCGAATCATTGCCGGATGCCAGCGCATTGTTGCCGATCGCTACCGTCGGATCGCCGGTAGCCCGGGCGTTGTAACCGATCGCCACCGAGCCGGCTTGCGAAGCCAGGGCGCGGAAACCGACCGCGGTGGTGTTGGTGTCGGTCGCCTGGGCATTCGAACCGATCGCCGTTGCACCGTCCTTGGTCGCCTGCGCGCACAGCCCGGTGCCGGTGGCGTCGACGCCGTTGACGCTGCCGCAGGTAGCGGCGTTCACGTTATTGATCACCGTGCCGCTGGTGCCGCGGGTGCGCACCGTACCGTCGCTGTTGGCGCCACCTATGGTGGTGGCGCCAACGGTCGCACCGTTGGCGTTGGCGGCATTTGCGCCGTCCACCAATGGCTTGAGCGACGTCGACAGCGAAGCTGCGCCGTTAGTGATGTTGGTTATCCCGGTCGAGAGCGAAACCACCTGGCTCAAACCGGTCGACAACGATGAAATTCCCGTCGACAAGGAGGAAATCCCGGTCGATGTCGAAGTCGACAGCGATGCTGCATTGCTGTTGGTCGTCGATAGCCCGGTCGACAGCGAGCTGACGTTCGAGGTCGTGGTGGAGAGCCCGGTCGACAGCGAATTGATGCTGCTGGTGTTGGTCGACAAGCCGGTCGAAGTCGACGTCGACAGCGAATTCACGTTACTGTTAGTGGTGCTCAGGCCGGTCGAAGTCGACGTCGACAGCGATGCAATGCCGGACGAGGTCGTGGTCGACAGCGATGTCAGCTGGCTGACATTGACGGCGTCAGTATCCGCCGTGCCGGCCGCCAGGTTAGTGATTTTCTGGCCGCTGTTGTTGATGCCGTTGGTAGTGGTCTGCCCGGTTACCGTCAATCCGCCGGTAGTGATGCCGGTCGACAGCGAAGTGATCGTTGTACTCAGGCCGGTAGACAGCGAAGACACTCCGCTTTGCGCCGTGCTGATGCCGGTTGACGCCGAGGTCGACAGCGAAGTGACATTGCTGACGGCCGCACTCAAGCCGGTTGAAGCGGAAGTCGACAGTGAAGCAATGCCGGTTGAAGTCGATGTCGACAGCGATGAAACATTGCTGTTGGCGGTGCTCAGTCCGGTCGAGGTTGATGTCGACAAGGAATTCACGTTGCTGTTGGTGGTGCTCAGGCCAGTAGAGGTCGACGTGGACAGCGATGCAATGCCAGTAGAAGTTGAAGTCGACAGCGACGAGACATTGCTGTTGGTTGTGCTCAGTCCGGTGGAGGTCGATGTCGATAGGGAGTCGACGTTGCTGCTGACTGTGCTCAGGCCGGTTGAAGTCGACGTAGACAGCGACGATACTGTGCTGTTGGTAGTGCTTAAGCCGCTGGAGGTTGAGGTCGACAGTGAGCTGACATTGCTGTTTGTGGTGCTCAGGCCGGTGGAACTCGAAGTCGACAACGAAGCCACGTTGCTATTTGTGGTGCTTAAGCCAGTCGATGCCGATGTGGACAGAGATGCTATGCCGGTCGAAGTCGAGGTCGATAACGAAGTCAGGTTGCTGTTAGTG
Coding sequences within it:
- a CDS encoding response regulator transcription factor, translated to MATDRLLLIIEDDATFARTLGRSFERRDYAVLLASNLGEAAALLRQHSPGYAVVDLKLNDSTSGLACVQMLHKHDPAMLIVVLTGFASINTAVEAIKLGACQYLAKPSNTDDIEAAFGHVAGAAEIELSNRSTSIKTLEWERIHEVLVETGFNISETARRLGMHRRTLARKLEKQRIK
- a CDS encoding ATP-binding protein, encoding MASKIDILANTEDLKRRWTLAAGVENAAGHKNMLQLIQLRWIAVVGQITTIAIVIAGFGIHLPLPHMLKVLACLVAFNIASHLRWHERRVASNGELFLALLVDVGILTAQLYFSGGITNPFAFLFLLQVILSAVLLETWSTWTIVAVTSACLAGLSLFSEPLALPPDHGNGLSSLYVEGLLICFVLNAALLVFFITRIGRNLRAGDAQLADLRQRAAEEDHIVRMGLLASGAAHELGTPLATLSVILGDWRRMPEFSKNSELLEEIGEMQAQLQRCKSIVSGILLSAGEARGESSVKTTISTFLNDLAKEWCATRPIVSFAYENRIEQDMPVAFDSALKQMICNVLDNALEASPQWVSLEATREADALTLVVSDSGPGFAPAMLAHLGKPYQSSKGRPGSGLGLFFVVNVARKLGGTVTARNREQGGALVQLALPLASISLEEGAGHGD
- the cyoB gene encoding cytochrome o ubiquinol oxidase subunit I, producing MLDHIDLTKLIFGRLTWEAIPYHEPILIATFLMVAIGGAAVLGALTYYKVWGTLWRDWFTSIDHKKIGIMYVVLGLVMLLRGFADALMMRAQQAFAFGDSAGFLPPHHYDQIFTAHGVIMIFFVAMPLVTGLMNYVVPLQIGARDVAFPFLNNFSFWMTTFGGMLVMASLFVGEFARTGWLAYPPLSGILASPDVGVDYYIWALQIAGVGTLLSGINLIATIVKMRAPGMNMMKMPVFTWTALCTNVLIVAAFPVLTAVLGMLSLDRIVGTNFFTNDMGGNAMMYVNLIWIWGHPEVYILILPAFGIFSEVVSTFSSKRLFGYTSMVYATVVITILSYLVWLHHFFTMGSGASVNSFFGITTMIISIPTGAKIFNWLFTMYRGRIRFELPMLWTIGFMVTFTIGGMTGVLLAVPPADFVLHNSLFLIAHFHNVIIGGVLFGMFAGINYWFPKAFGYKLDDFWGKCCFWFWTIGFYFAFMPLYVLGLMGVTRRLGHFEDPSLQIWFQIAAFGAVLIALGIASFIVQLVVSFRRRESLRDTTGDPWGARTLEWSTSSPPPDYNFAFTPVVHDNDAWTDMKANGYARPLKDFVAIHMPKNTAAGFIIAALSAAIGFALIWHMWLVAGLGFAAMMAAIIIHTFNYNRDYHISADEVVRTEGERTRLLASHV
- a CDS encoding transposase produces the protein MYLQEDQWRRLEPLLLGKKGDPGLHGHNNRLFVEAVLWQARNQRRWSDLPSYLGNWNAAYKRFGRWYVCGFWHQLLEKLRGDPELRAVIEKIANYGDQRIKRTLLRAAQKNRRENFNQRAWQAGNEGNSLSRAGDANLHWLSLVSDSGKL
- a CDS encoding SURF1 family protein, which encodes MKQAPRGMVTDGQGTAPVAPRARSKAVLLALAICAGLVFAGFFALGTWQLKRLQWKLDLIERVEQRVHAPAVAAPGPERWPQVNADADEYRRVRLSGTFLYALTARVQASTELGGGFWLLTPLRCADGSVVLVNRGFVPAKAGAEQDGPEVGPAEVSGLLRMSEPGGGFLRHNDPAGDRWFSRDVQAIAAARNLLPAAPYFIDADAATASKDTGGNHPVGGLTVIAFHNNHLVYALTWYALALMVAGACFWVGREERNLRRRHPPGAHADGIDRESDDGK
- the cyoA gene encoding ubiquinol oxidase subunit II, with product MVSLLSRRGLLLLPLILLAGCNTVVMNPSGDIASQQGRLIVISTILMLLIIVPVIALTIWFAWRYRKNNTAARYEPDWDHSTQLELVIWGAPLLIIIALGLLTWISTHTLDPYRPLSRLDANRPIPADAKTLTVEVVALDWKWLFIYPEQGIATVNELAAPVDMPIRFKITSSAIMNSFFIPALAGQIYAMPGMQTSLNAVINRPGEYDGFSANYSGAGFSDMKFKFHGMTTENFENWVKTTKAASGKLDRADYLQLEKPSEKEPVRYYGAVDPSLYHAILNRCIEPGQMCMDQMMAADSGHNMAEHQAEDPAKHHE
- a CDS encoding acyl-CoA thioesterase — protein: MKTAIFHLLMGVTIMSAILTQRPVVQETVIETIPFPISYLRAPQPKTFHHSIDVYLKDSNATGNIYFARHFEWQGICRERWFFECISADMLQSLGVFITKEAQQQYVCETFAFQKIACEVNTFAIKQCSFSLAFRFLVDGKLVATGQQQIVFANKEKKIARLPEHILEKIRQYEIEKGE
- the cyoD gene encoding cytochrome o ubiquinol oxidase subunit IV translates to MSGGHQQHPARVVGHGHSDHDGHHGHTHADHGSLKSYTTGFVLAVILTAIPFWLVMAKVFDKSSTTGLVLLGFAAVQIVVHMVYFLHMNTKSEGGWSMLALIFTIMLVFIMLSGSLWVMYHLNHNMMPGMMPDTTEVVPESMQKMPDMPKMHNMQDMQHMQNMQ
- the cyoC gene encoding cytochrome o ubiquinol oxidase subunit III, with translation MSDTTMNTTGAADPSARFYTREHHPENGTLLGFWLYLMSDCLIFACLFATYAVLGRNYAGGPTGAELFDLPLVAVNTSLLLLSSITYGFAMLEMQRKRQGATLAWLAVTGILGACFIGFELYEFVHLIHEGAGPQRSGFLTSFFALVATHGLHVSFGIVWLVTLMFQVKRHGLTAENGRRLMCLSMFWHFLDVVWIGVFTFVYLMGVLP